The Chitinophagales bacterium genome includes a region encoding these proteins:
- a CDS encoding D-tyrosyl-tRNA(Tyr) deacylase, with the protein MRVVIQRVSQASVTIENNINGKINHGLVVLLGIEENDTTSDIDWLCKKIVQLRIFNDDNDKMNLSIQDIQGEILLISQFTLFASTKKGNRPSFIRSAKPIIAIPLYEQFITTLQQLLPNKIQTGIFGADMKITLTNDGPITICMDSKNLE; encoded by the coding sequence ATGCGAGTAGTCATTCAAAGAGTTAGCCAAGCAAGTGTTACCATTGAAAATAACATCAACGGAAAAATTAATCATGGTTTAGTCGTTTTATTAGGTATAGAAGAAAACGATACTACAAGTGATATTGATTGGCTGTGTAAAAAAATAGTCCAACTTAGAATTTTTAATGACGACAACGACAAAATGAATTTATCTATCCAAGATATTCAAGGCGAAATTTTATTAATCTCACAGTTTACTTTGTTTGCTTCAACTAAAAAAGGCAACCGACCAAGTTTTATTCGTTCAGCAAAACCAATAATAGCTATTCCGTTGTACGAACAATTTATAACCACACTACAACAACTATTACCCAACAAAATTCAAACAGGCATTTTTGGTGCCGACATGAAAATAACACTCACCAACGACGGACCAATTACCATTTGCATGGATAGTAAAAATTTGGAGTGA
- a CDS encoding IS5 family transposase has translation MKINKPLTLADSICDTRVKKVKQVFFTQINQLIDWQQISTEIDKYYTKGTSATGKPSYDGLLLFKICLLQTWYGLSDYEVEDRINDSLSFSSFLELTIDQTSPDHSTISRFRTAMTGAGAYDELLKSINKQLEQHQILVKTGAIVDASIVETPLKPKGKSNYELEAQQQQQEQSQEVPTKTVEKKYSTSVDIEAAWIKRGKQLKYGYKKHYVTDNEGLVLGVLTTKASVNEISNLETVLKTADLPKDIAVKADKGYQSEKNNELLKTLGLKNNILKKATKNKALTQAQTDYNKLISKTRYKIERTFGSIKRWFNGGIARYRGIAKMHTQNIMEAIAYNLYRSPGILMSKA, from the coding sequence ATGAAAATAAATAAGCCACTCACATTAGCAGACAGTATATGCGATACACGCGTAAAGAAAGTTAAACAAGTTTTCTTTACACAAATTAACCAGTTAATAGATTGGCAACAAATTAGTACAGAAATAGATAAGTATTACACCAAAGGCACAAGTGCAACAGGCAAGCCAAGTTATGATGGATTGTTATTATTCAAAATCTGTTTACTACAAACATGGTACGGACTAAGTGATTACGAAGTAGAAGACAGAATAAATGACAGCCTCTCCTTTAGTTCTTTCTTAGAATTAACCATAGACCAAACCTCACCAGACCATAGTACCATAAGCAGATTTAGAACAGCAATGACAGGAGCAGGAGCATATGATGAATTATTAAAAAGCATAAACAAACAATTAGAACAACATCAAATACTAGTAAAGACAGGAGCTATAGTAGATGCCAGTATAGTAGAAACACCATTAAAACCCAAAGGAAAAAGTAATTATGAGCTTGAAGCACAACAACAACAACAAGAGCAATCACAAGAAGTACCAACAAAGACGGTAGAAAAAAAATACAGTACAAGTGTAGACATAGAAGCAGCATGGATAAAGAGAGGCAAACAACTAAAATATGGCTATAAGAAACACTATGTAACAGACAACGAAGGATTAGTATTAGGCGTATTAACCACCAAAGCAAGTGTAAATGAAATTAGTAATCTAGAAACGGTATTAAAAACAGCAGACTTACCAAAAGACATAGCAGTAAAAGCAGACAAAGGTTATCAATCAGAGAAGAATAATGAATTGTTAAAGACATTAGGATTAAAAAATAACATATTAAAAAAAGCAACTAAAAATAAAGCATTAACACAAGCCCAAACAGATTATAACAAACTAATAAGCAAAACCAGATATAAAATAGAACGCACTTTTGGCAGTATAAAAAGATGGTTTAACGGCGGTATAGCAAGATACAGAGGCATAGCCAAGATGCACACACAAAACATAATGGAAGCCATAGCATATAATTTATACAGAAGTCCAGGGATACTTATGTCCAAAGCATAA
- the nusA gene encoding transcription termination/antitermination protein NusA, with the protein MNSIELVDSFSEFKDFKNIDRPTMMRVLEDVFKTLLRKKYGSDQNFDIIVNTDKGDLEIWRKRDIVEDGAVEDKMAQVELAYAKKIEPDFEVGEELFEEIKIESFGRRAILAARQTLISRILDLEKDEVYKKYKDRVGEIITAEVYQVWKREILLLDDEGNELILPKNEQIKSDYYKKGDSIRAIIKDVELRGNTPYIILSRTAPEFLAKLLELEVPEIFDGLIVIKNIVREPGERAKVAVESYDDRIDPVGACVGMKGSRIHGIVRELRNENIDIINFTNNTILLLQRSLTPAKIESISLDEERKKASVFLKPDQVSLAIGRGGYNIKLAGKLTGYEIDVFRDTDELEDDVDLDEFADEIDGWIIDELKAIGCDTARSILELDRDELIRRTDLEEETIDEVISIMKAELE; encoded by the coding sequence ATGAATAGTATAGAATTAGTAGATTCGTTCTCGGAGTTTAAAGACTTTAAAAACATAGACAGACCAACCATGATGCGTGTGTTGGAAGATGTATTTAAAACTTTATTGCGTAAAAAATATGGCTCAGACCAAAACTTCGACATCATTGTTAATACAGACAAGGGCGACTTAGAAATTTGGAGAAAAAGAGACATCGTAGAAGATGGTGCTGTGGAAGACAAAATGGCTCAAGTAGAATTAGCGTACGCTAAAAAAATTGAACCAGATTTTGAAGTTGGCGAAGAATTATTCGAGGAAATTAAAATTGAATCTTTTGGTAGAAGAGCAATCTTAGCAGCAAGACAAACACTTATTTCTAGAATCTTAGATTTAGAAAAAGACGAAGTCTATAAAAAATACAAAGATAGAGTAGGCGAAATCATCACTGCAGAAGTTTATCAAGTTTGGAAAAGAGAAATTCTTTTACTAGATGACGAAGGCAATGAATTAATTTTACCTAAAAACGAACAAATAAAATCTGACTACTACAAAAAAGGCGATAGCATTAGAGCCATCATTAAAGATGTAGAATTAAGAGGAAATACACCATACATTATCTTATCAAGAACAGCACCAGAATTCCTAGCAAAACTACTAGAGCTAGAAGTACCAGAAATTTTTGATGGATTAATCGTAATTAAAAACATAGTAAGAGAACCAGGCGAAAGAGCAAAAGTAGCCGTAGAATCTTACGACGACAGAATAGATCCAGTTGGTGCTTGTGTTGGTATGAAAGGATCAAGAATACATGGTATTGTAAGAGAGTTGAGAAATGAAAATATAGACATCATCAACTTTACCAATAACACCATTCTTTTATTACAAAGATCACTAACACCAGCAAAAATCGAATCTATCTCTTTAGATGAAGAAAGAAAAAAAGCATCTGTATTCTTAAAACCAGACCAAGTGTCTTTAGCAATTGGTAGAGGTGGATACAACATCAAACTAGCAGGCAAATTAACGGGCTACGAAATTGATGTATTTAGAGATACCGATGAATTAGAAGATGATGTTGACTTAGACGAATTTGCAGACGAAATTGATGGCTGGATAATAGACGAATTAAAAGCTATTGGTTGTGATACTGCAAGAAGTATTTTAGAGCTAGATAGAGATGAGTTAATCAGAAGAACTGATTTAGAAGAAGAAACAATTGATGAAGTAATTAGTATAATGAAAGCAGAGTTAGAGTAA
- a CDS encoding type II toxin-antitoxin system VapC family toxin — protein MSGNSQIIVDSNIVIAILNGEKKVTIKLEKQKVYIPSIVIGELYYGANQSKLSTKNKEKIEVFASKCTILLIDEATGKEYGIIKSELKQKGKPIPENDIWIAALAKQYDIPIATRDKHFKQIKGIDLVEL, from the coding sequence ATGAGTGGAAATAGTCAAATAATTGTAGATAGCAATATAGTAATCGCTATATTAAATGGAGAAAAGAAAGTTACCATCAAATTAGAGAAACAAAAAGTATATATACCAAGCATAGTAATTGGTGAATTATATTATGGAGCAAATCAATCAAAGTTGAGTACAAAAAATAAAGAAAAAATTGAAGTTTTTGCTTCAAAATGTACAATATTATTGATAGATGAAGCAACTGGAAAAGAATATGGAATAATAAAATCAGAATTAAAACAAAAAGGAAAACCAATACCAGAAAATGATATTTGGATAGCTGCTCTAGCAAAACAATACGACATTCCAATTGCAACAAGAGACAAACACTTTAAACAAATTAAAGGAATTGACTTAGTAGAACTATAG
- a CDS encoding DUF4935 domain-containing protein has protein sequence MKNIYIDTNVYLTFYHFSNEDLAELKKLIALINTDNICLYIPEQTKNEFYRNREVKIADSLDKLTSSKFNNQFPMICHNYDEYKEMKNAIKDYEKNKNSLLKKLKHDAETKTLQADEILNQLFDKAEVIKTTAKILNKAIIRYDIGNPPGKDKSYGDAINWESLLSKIPDEEDLYFISDDKDFYSKLNDQKFNDYLLSEWEEKKQSNLHYFRKITDFFKKHYPEIEITSETEKEIIIKNLYEAYSFDNAKSVVRKLRNFDNFSIKQLNDITTAFATNNQIYWIKSNWTILSARREIIEANKGKIDENIYKKYEYQYDL, from the coding sequence ATGAAGAACATATACATAGACACAAACGTTTATTTAACATTTTATCATTTTTCAAATGAAGATTTAGCTGAATTAAAAAAATTAATTGCATTAATCAATACTGATAATATTTGCTTATATATTCCAGAACAGACAAAAAATGAATTTTACAGGAACAGAGAAGTTAAAATTGCAGATTCTTTAGATAAATTAACTTCTTCAAAATTTAATAATCAATTTCCTATGATTTGTCATAATTATGATGAGTATAAGGAAATGAAAAATGCAATAAAAGATTATGAAAAGAATAAAAATAGTTTATTAAAAAAATTGAAACACGATGCCGAAACTAAAACTTTACAAGCCGATGAAATCTTAAATCAACTCTTTGATAAAGCAGAAGTTATTAAAACTACAGCTAAAATTCTAAATAAAGCAATAATAAGATATGATATTGGAAATCCTCCAGGAAAGGATAAATCTTATGGAGACGCAATTAATTGGGAAAGTTTGTTGAGCAAAATTCCAGATGAAGAAGATTTATATTTTATTTCTGATGATAAAGACTTTTATTCAAAACTTAATGATCAAAAGTTCAATGATTATTTGTTAAGTGAGTGGGAAGAAAAAAAACAATCTAATCTACACTATTTTAGAAAAATAACAGATTTTTTCAAAAAGCATTATCCAGAAATTGAAATAACAAGTGAAACAGAAAAAGAAATAATAATAAAAAATTTATATGAAGCATATTCTTTTGACAATGCCAAAAGTGTAGTGCGAAAGCTTCGAAATTTTGATAATTTCTCAATCAAACAATTAAATGATATAACTACAGCGTTTGCAACTAATAATCAGATATATTGGATTAAAAGTAATTGGACAATATTATCAGCACGAAGAGAAATTATAGAAGCTAATAAGGGAAAAATTGATGAAAATATTTATAAAAAATATGAGTATCAATATGATTTGTAG
- a CDS encoding RDD family protein: MNYSNNYYIVQNDEQFGPLTIIEVAQYAFNHQTKIWTNGLNNWISVKNIEEVYQNIDKAKNDLISLNQRIVKSKQSNANNTTAILSNNKDISYLGHQIASAEQRLFAFILESVILLILSGIISNIIPIESTVIIFSLISAVTYLVWSGNIGHKILGLKVVNIKDDSDMKNPIKGFFREAIKFFTLWLIIPSIWLLWDSNKQNLYDKIFDTIVINNKK, encoded by the coding sequence ATGAATTACTCAAACAACTATTATATTGTTCAAAATGATGAGCAGTTTGGACCATTAACGATTATTGAAGTTGCTCAGTATGCATTTAATCATCAAACTAAAATCTGGACAAATGGATTAAACAATTGGATTAGCGTTAAAAATATTGAAGAAGTATATCAGAATATTGATAAAGCAAAAAATGATCTTATTAGTTTAAATCAACGAATTGTAAAATCAAAACAAAGTAATGCTAATAATACAACAGCAATTCTATCAAACAATAAGGATATTTCATATTTAGGGCATCAAATAGCAAGTGCAGAACAACGACTATTTGCATTTATTTTAGAGTCTGTAATTTTACTTATTCTATCTGGTATCATTTCTAATATTATTCCAATAGAAAGTACTGTCATAATTTTTTCCTTAATTTCTGCTGTTACTTATTTGGTTTGGAGTGGAAACATTGGTCATAAAATTTTAGGATTAAAAGTAGTGAATATAAAAGATGATAGTGATATGAAAAATCCAATCAAAGGTTTCTTTAGAGAAGCTATTAAATTCTTTACTTTATGGTTAATTATTCCAAGTATTTGGTTACTTTGGGATAGTAATAAACAAAATTTATATGATAAAATTTTTGATACTATAGTTATCAATAATAAGAAATAA
- the infB gene encoding translation initiation factor IF-2 encodes MSEGKTIRLASAAKELNVGIGSIVEHLHSKGFDDIKNNPNTKLTEEQYQVLLTDFKVDIAVKEKAEQITIGKRKEEEEEIEEIVKPKQEEIVTKKVEVETPKILGKIDLDAAKKPKAKKEEVKKEEKVVVPPKKKEEIKKEEKVTPVKEKEVVEHIETKKEVLSGPKILGKIELKEEKRPEQIYREQEKKRREEKKKEISDKNEKKKRTRIKTNRVNVKDYAQKGGKGRPNNNDKKDPDQQVSEKEIKDKIKATMAKISGGKGKSSSVKYRREKREEHAVKREEAENQDSKILQVTEFVTVSELAGLMSVTSTEIIKACMGLGVFVSINQRLDAEIIELVAAEFGYDIQFISMEEQDDDDEEEVDAPEDLKPRPPIVTIMGHVDHGKTSLLDYIRDANVVAGEMGGITQHIGAYEVTTKNGEKITFLDTPGHEAFTAMRARGAKLTDIAIIVIAADDNVMPQTKEAIAHAQAAEVPMIFAINKIDKPGANAENVRKQLSEMNILVEDWGGKYQSQEISAKQGLNIDVLLDKVLLEAEMLELKANPNKNAIGSIIEASLDKGRGYVATIMVQEGTLKVGDFMVAGQYYGKVKAMTNERGQRLQKAGPSTPTQVLGLNGAPASGDKFKIYDDESEAKDIANRRSTIIREQGLRSKKHITLDEIGRRLALGTFKELNLIVKGDVDGSVEALSDSLLKLSTEEIQVNIIHKGVGQISESDVLLASASDAIIIAFQVRPSANARTIAEQEEVQIKHYSIIYDAIEEVKSAMEGLLEPKFEEKITGNIEVRETFKISKVGTIAGCYVLDGKVARTNKIRIIREGIVVFTGELDSLKRFKDDVKDVSKGYECGLRVKNYNDLKVGDIIEAFEQVEVKRKL; translated from the coding sequence ATGTCCGAAGGAAAAACAATTAGATTAGCAAGTGCCGCCAAAGAACTCAATGTCGGAATCGGTTCTATAGTAGAACACCTTCATAGCAAGGGATTTGACGATATTAAAAACAACCCAAACACAAAACTTACAGAAGAACAATACCAAGTACTTTTAACTGATTTTAAAGTAGATATTGCTGTTAAAGAAAAAGCAGAACAAATTACTATTGGTAAAAGAAAAGAGGAAGAAGAAGAGATAGAAGAAATTGTAAAGCCAAAGCAAGAAGAAATAGTTACTAAAAAAGTAGAAGTAGAAACACCTAAAATATTAGGCAAAATAGATTTAGACGCTGCTAAAAAACCAAAAGCTAAAAAAGAAGAAGTTAAGAAAGAAGAAAAGGTAGTTGTTCCTCCTAAGAAGAAAGAAGAAATTAAAAAAGAAGAGAAAGTAACTCCGGTTAAAGAAAAAGAAGTTGTAGAACACATCGAAACTAAAAAAGAAGTCTTATCTGGTCCTAAAATCTTAGGAAAAATTGAACTGAAAGAAGAAAAAAGACCAGAACAAATTTATAGAGAGCAAGAGAAGAAAAGGAGAGAAGAAAAGAAAAAAGAAATTTCTGATAAAAACGAGAAAAAGAAAAGAACTCGTATTAAAACCAACCGAGTTAATGTAAAAGATTACGCTCAAAAAGGTGGAAAAGGCAGGCCGAACAACAACGATAAAAAAGATCCAGATCAACAAGTTTCTGAAAAAGAAATTAAAGACAAAATCAAAGCTACCATGGCTAAGATTTCTGGAGGAAAAGGAAAGTCATCTTCAGTAAAATATCGTAGAGAAAAAAGAGAAGAACACGCAGTAAAAAGAGAAGAAGCAGAAAACCAAGACAGCAAAATACTACAAGTTACCGAGTTTGTAACCGTATCAGAATTGGCTGGTTTAATGAGTGTTACTTCTACAGAAATTATTAAAGCGTGTATGGGCTTAGGCGTTTTCGTTTCTATCAACCAACGACTAGATGCTGAAATCATAGAATTAGTAGCTGCCGAATTTGGTTACGATATTCAGTTCATTTCTATGGAAGAACAAGACGATGACGACGAAGAGGAAGTAGATGCACCAGAAGACTTAAAACCTCGTCCACCAATTGTTACCATCATGGGACATGTCGATCATGGTAAAACATCATTACTAGATTATATTCGAGATGCCAATGTAGTAGCAGGCGAAATGGGAGGCATCACACAACATATTGGTGCTTACGAAGTAACTACCAAAAACGGAGAAAAAATTACTTTCTTAGATACACCAGGTCACGAAGCATTTACTGCCATGCGTGCAAGAGGTGCTAAACTTACCGATATTGCAATCATTGTTATCGCTGCCGATGATAATGTCATGCCACAAACCAAAGAAGCAATAGCACACGCACAAGCAGCAGAAGTACCAATGATTTTTGCTATCAATAAAATTGATAAACCAGGTGCTAACGCAGAAAATGTAAGAAAGCAACTATCAGAAATGAATATTTTGGTAGAAGATTGGGGCGGAAAATATCAATCACAAGAAATTTCAGCAAAACAAGGACTCAACATAGATGTACTATTAGACAAAGTTCTATTAGAAGCAGAAATGTTAGAGTTAAAAGCCAATCCAAACAAAAATGCAATTGGCTCAATTATAGAAGCTAGTTTAGATAAAGGTAGAGGATATGTTGCTACAATAATGGTACAAGAAGGTACACTTAAAGTAGGCGATTTCATGGTAGCAGGTCAGTATTATGGTAAAGTAAAAGCCATGACCAACGAAAGAGGTCAGCGATTACAAAAAGCAGGACCATCTACACCAACACAAGTTTTAGGTTTAAACGGAGCACCAGCTTCTGGCGATAAATTTAAAATTTATGATGATGAAAGCGAAGCAAAAGATATTGCCAACAGAAGATCTACCATTATAAGAGAACAAGGATTGCGTTCTAAGAAACACATTACACTTGATGAAATTGGAAGAAGACTAGCACTAGGAACTTTCAAAGAGTTGAACTTAATTGTTAAAGGTGATGTGGACGGTTCAGTAGAAGCATTAAGCGATTCATTATTGAAATTATCTACCGAAGAAATTCAGGTAAACATTATACACAAAGGCGTAGGACAAATCAGTGAGTCCGATGTATTACTAGCATCAGCGTCCGATGCCATTATTATTGCATTCCAAGTACGACCATCAGCTAATGCAAGAACGATTGCAGAGCAAGAAGAAGTACAAATTAAACATTATTCTATTATTTACGATGCCATAGAAGAAGTTAAATCTGCAATGGAAGGATTACTAGAACCTAAGTTCGAAGAAAAAATTACAGGTAATATCGAAGTTAGAGAAACCTTTAAAATTTCTAAAGTTGGAACAATTGCAGGTTGTTATGTATTAGATGGAAAAGTAGCTAGAACAAATAAGATTAGAATTATTAGAGAAGGAATTGTAGTATTTACAGGCGAATTAGATTCTTTAAAACGATTCAAAGACGATGTAAAAGATGTATCTAAAGGTTACGAATGTGGTTTAAGAGTTAAAAATTACAACGACTTAAAAGTTGGCGATATCATAGAAGCATTTGAGCAAGTAGAAGTAAAACGAAAACTGTAA
- a CDS encoding methylmalonyl-CoA mutase family protein, whose protein sequence is MQTVQPYQPKNKIRIVTAASLFDGHDAAINIMRRIIQASGAEVIHLGHNRSVQEIVNCAIEEDANAIAITSYQGGHIEFFKYMYDLLKEKGCGHIKIFGGGGGTILPTEQEELQHYGIARIYSPDDGRAMGLQGMINDLLEQCDYPTGENVEIDKNKLLANNTHYLASLISFAENNANKFHDAFQSIDFSDKPILGITGTGGAGKSSLTDEIVRRFLIDYPNKNIAIISIDPSRRKTGGALLGDRIRMNAINKANVFMRSMATRQTNAATSTALHDVIHIFEAANFDLIIIETSGIGQSGTEIVDFAKLNLYVMTPEFGAASQLEKIDMLDFADIVAINKFDKRGAADALRDVKKQYQRNRNLWEADVQTMPVFGSIASQFNDPGTNELYHAIITKLIDVYQLDWKINDALQKGNSEKIFIIPPDRVRYLSDITKNNREYNQWTIAQAAIAQDLFALQKAYDITQQESLQEHITQKQNQLDANCKTILDNWNTKKENYTNEYYIFKVRDKEIKIKTYSETLSHTKVPKVCLPKTDALGDILKWNLQENVPGEFPFAAGVFPFKRENEDPTRMFAGEGGPERTNKRFHYVSLGMPAKRLSTAFDSVTLYGEDPAIRPDIYGKIGNSGVSICSLDDAKKLYSGFDLCNPTTSVSMTINGPAATICAFFMNAAIDQQCEKYIHKNNLVDAVQSKIKKIYQEKGLEPPQYFGTLPEGNDGLGLMLLGVTGDQVLEKSVYDKIKAYALSQVRGTVQADILKEDQAQNTCIFSTEFSLKLMGDVQEYFVAHQVNNFYSVSISGYHIAEAGANPISQLAFTLANGFSFVEYYISRGMKVDDFAKNLSFFFSNGIDAEYAVIGRVARRIWAKAMKYLYKANERSQKLKYHIQTSGRSLHAQEIDFNDIRTTLQALYAIYDNCNSLHTNAYDEAITTPTEESVRRAMAIQLIINKELGLAKNENPIQGAFIIEELTDLVEEAVYKEFDRLTERGGVLGAMETMYQRSKIQEESMYYETKKHTGELPIIGVNTFLSSKGSPTILPQEVIRSTDEEKQRQINNVAALHEFNKDKSKTALLQLQQAALNNENLFSVLMETVKYCSLGEITHALFEVGGQYRRNM, encoded by the coding sequence ATGCAAACAGTCCAACCTTATCAACCTAAAAATAAAATTAGAATTGTAACTGCTGCTTCTTTGTTTGATGGACACGATGCTGCTATCAATATCATGCGTCGTATCATTCAAGCAAGTGGTGCAGAAGTGATTCATCTAGGTCATAATCGTAGTGTGCAAGAAATTGTAAACTGTGCTATTGAAGAAGATGCTAATGCCATTGCTATTACTTCGTATCAAGGCGGACACATAGAATTTTTTAAATATATGTACGATTTATTAAAAGAAAAAGGTTGCGGCCATATTAAAATTTTTGGTGGAGGTGGTGGTACCATTCTTCCTACTGAACAAGAAGAATTACAACACTATGGTATTGCAAGAATTTATTCTCCTGATGATGGTAGAGCAATGGGTTTGCAAGGAATGATTAATGATTTACTAGAGCAATGTGATTATCCAACTGGCGAAAATGTTGAAATTGATAAAAATAAATTACTAGCAAATAATACTCATTATTTAGCTTCTTTGATTTCTTTTGCTGAAAATAATGCCAATAAATTTCATGATGCCTTTCAATCTATTGATTTTTCAGATAAACCAATTTTGGGTATTACAGGAACTGGTGGTGCTGGAAAATCTTCTTTAACCGATGAAATTGTAAGACGATTTTTAATCGATTATCCAAACAAAAATATTGCTATCATTTCTATCGATCCAAGTAGAAGAAAAACTGGTGGTGCTTTATTAGGTGATAGAATTAGAATGAATGCTATCAACAAAGCCAATGTGTTTATGCGTTCTATGGCAACGCGACAAACCAATGCTGCTACTTCAACAGCACTACACGATGTGATTCATATTTTTGAAGCTGCCAATTTTGATTTAATCATTATTGAAACTTCTGGAATTGGACAAAGCGGAACGGAGATTGTAGATTTTGCCAAACTCAATTTATATGTTATGACACCAGAGTTTGGTGCTGCTTCGCAATTAGAAAAAATAGATATGCTCGACTTTGCAGATATTGTAGCCATTAACAAGTTTGATAAAAGAGGTGCTGCCGATGCATTGCGAGATGTAAAAAAACAATATCAACGCAATAGAAATTTGTGGGAAGCAGATGTTCAAACCATGCCAGTTTTTGGCAGCATTGCTTCACAGTTTAATGACCCTGGAACAAATGAGTTGTATCATGCTATTATTACAAAGCTGATTGATGTATACCAATTAGATTGGAAGATTAATGATGCACTGCAAAAAGGCAATAGCGAGAAAATTTTTATTATTCCACCAGATAGAGTGCGTTACTTGTCTGACATTACCAAAAATAATAGAGAGTATAACCAATGGACAATTGCTCAAGCTGCCATTGCTCAAGATTTGTTTGCTCTACAAAAAGCGTATGATATTACACAACAAGAATCTTTACAAGAACACATTACGCAAAAGCAAAATCAGTTAGATGCTAATTGCAAAACAATATTAGACAATTGGAATACTAAGAAAGAAAACTATACTAACGAATACTATATTTTTAAAGTACGAGATAAGGAAATCAAAATAAAAACTTATAGCGAAACTTTGTCACATACTAAAGTACCAAAAGTGTGTTTGCCCAAAACAGATGCTTTAGGTGATATTTTAAAATGGAATTTACAAGAAAATGTTCCAGGCGAGTTTCCGTTTGCAGCTGGTGTATTTCCGTTTAAAAGAGAAAACGAAGATCCTACAAGAATGTTTGCAGGAGAAGGTGGTCCGGAAAGAACCAATAAACGATTTCATTATGTGTCCTTAGGTATGCCTGCTAAAAGATTATCTACTGCTTTCGATTCGGTTACATTGTATGGTGAAGATCCTGCCATTCGTCCAGACATCTACGGAAAAATTGGCAATTCGGGTGTGTCTATATGCTCTTTAGATGATGCAAAAAAACTCTATTCTGGTTTTGATTTATGCAATCCTACTACTTCTGTTTCTATGACTATTAATGGTCCTGCAGCTACCATTTGTGCTTTCTTCATGAATGCTGCTATCGATCAACAATGCGAAAAATACATACACAAAAATAATTTAGTAGATGCAGTTCAATCTAAAATCAAAAAAATCTATCAAGAAAAAGGATTAGAGCCACCACAATATTTTGGTACTTTGCCAGAAGGTAATGATGGTTTAGGATTAATGTTGCTTGGTGTTACTGGCGATCAAGTGTTAGAAAAATCAGTGTATGATAAAATAAAAGCATACGCATTATCGCAAGTAAGAGGAACCGTACAAGCAGATATTTTAAAAGAAGACCAAGCTCAAAATACTTGCATTTTTTCTACCGAGTTTTCTTTAAAACTCATGGGCGATGTTCAAGAATATTTCGTAGCACATCAAGTCAATAATTTTTATTCGGTGTCTATTAGTGGCTATCATATTGCCGAAGCAGGCGCCAATCCAATTTCGCAGTTGGCATTTACTTTAGCTAATGGGTTTTCATTTGTAGAGTACTATATTTCTCGTGGCATGAAAGTAGATGATTTTGCCAAAAACTTGTCTTTCTTTTTCTCTAATGGTATTGATGCAGAATATGCAGTTATTGGTAGAGTAGCTAGAAGAATTTGGGCAAAAGCTATGAAGTATTTGTACAAAGCCAATGAGCGAAGTCAGAAATTAAAATACCATATACAAACCAGTGGTCGTTCTTTACACGCACAAGAAATAGATTTTAATGATATTAGAACTACGCTTCAAGCATTATATGCTATTTATGATAATTGCAATTCGCTACATACCAATGCTTATGACGAAGCCATTACTACACCAACCGAAGAAAGTGTACGAAGAGCAATGGCTATTCAGTTAATTATTAATAAAGAATTGGGTTTAGCTAAAAACGAAAATCCAATACAAGGTGCTTTTATTATTGAAGAATTGACCGACTTGGTAGAAGAAGCTGTTTATAAAGAATTTGACCGATTAACAGAAAGAGGTGGTGTGCTTGGTGCTATGGAAACAATGTATCAACGCAGTAAGATACAAGAAGAAAGTATGTATTACGAAACCAAAAAACACACTGGCGAGTTGCCAATTATTGGTGTAAATACCTTTTTGTCGTCTAAAGGTTCACCTACCATTTTACCACAAGAAGTGATTAGAAGTACCGACGAAGAAAAACAAAGACAAATTAATAATGTAGCAGCACTACACGAATTTAATAAAGATAAATCGAAAACAGCATTACTGCAATTACAACAAGCAGCACTCAATAATGAGAATTTATTTAGTGTATTGATGGAAACGGTAAAGTATTGTTCTCTCGGAGAAATTACGCATGCACTTTTTGAAGTTGGCGGACAATATAGGAGGAATATGTAA